One genomic segment of Theobroma cacao cultivar B97-61/B2 chromosome 6, Criollo_cocoa_genome_V2, whole genome shotgun sequence includes these proteins:
- the LOC18597314 gene encoding uncharacterized protein LOC18597314 — protein sequence MGEMDDFFHLPAASSLLRKFLSKEEDEMNMSKSDLSTTCLLKKASIVRSIQEGIANGSVPEEILDSLLLIEQVDRKQGLPVFDSMKAAFCAVALHCTLASLTRSWPCYYDAVQRIWRSRIRFLEDSASSELVGPDLDKWRKEVEAALWDSEASQTLLRINTRGDALRCLRVYVDEARSSMKPAFLRLTLAASPASGRPHCGTDKGKGILRVNPQRRCKRGVPHRHYKGPVEIADSEEERPSYSKFGSLSTSEVNKVQEALKTSTADLLAVVTDPLPKVLEVAEKVASERAGKTLHTEAIQGDGNKNTDVPATSVNPTTASAQAKRVASDTGGENLSAKAIVEDHSKKGKGVASPSVSPTKDKSDPPPSVNPTTKPAQAKEGNHESQASIHQNEVPRPSLMERNGTARTYQWEDSIDGSSQELSGGSTRCRLPSPKIKPASPLKEYEIKRWVRKRKINRWSLHEEEVLAEAVRKYGSHWSQILRAYPQEFMNRTAGDLKDKWRNLTGK from the exons ATGGGTGAGATGGatgatttttttcatcttcCCGCCGCTTCCTCCCTACTTAGAAAATTTCTGTCAAAGGAGGAAGACGAGATGAATATGAGCAAGAGCGACCTTTCCACTACCTGTCTCCTCAAAAAGGCCTCCATCGTGCGTTCCATTCAAGAGGGAATCGCCAATGGATCAGTACCTGAAGAAATTCTTGATTCTTTGCTACTAATCGAACAAGTCGACCGCAAGCAGGGCCTCCCCGTCTTTGACTCCATGAAGGCTGCCTTTTGCGCGGTTGCTCTCCACTGCACTCTAGCGTCTTTGACCCGCTCTTGGCCCTGCTATTACGACGCGGTTCAGAGGATTTGGAGATCCCGGATTCGATTTTTGGAGGATTCCGCGAGCAGCGAACTTGTTGGGCCTGATTTAGACAAGTGGAGAAAGGAAGTCGAAGCCGCTCTTTGGGATTCCGAAGCGTCTCAGACGTTGTTGCGGATCAATACTCGCGGTGACGCCTTGCGCTGTCTTAGGGTTTACGTTGACGAGGCCCGGTCCTCGATGAAGCCGGCCTTCCTTCGATTGACATTGGCTGCTTCTCCAGCCAGTGGTCGTCCTCACTGTGGCACTGACAAAGGGAAAG GGATTCTAAGAGTGAATCCACAAAGAAGATGCAAGCGTGGTGTTCCCCACAGGCACTATAAAGGACCTGTTGAAATTGCTGACTCAGAGGAGGAGCGACCGTCTTACAGTAAATTTGGCTCCTTATCAACTTCTGAAGTTAACAAAGTGCAAGAGGCACTTAAAACCAGTACAGCTGACTTGCTAGCTGTAGTAACTGATCCCCTCCCCAAAGTCTTAGAAGTGGCTGAAAAGGTTGCATCTGAAAGGGCTGGGAAAACCTTGCATACTGAAGCCATTCAGGGAGATGGAAATAAGAATACAGATGTTCCTGCAACATCTGTCAATCCTACTACGGCATCTGCTCAAGCTAAGAGGGTAGCATCTGACACAGGAGGGGAAAATTTGAGTGCCAAAGCCATAGTGGAAGACCACAGTAAGAAGGGCAAGGGGGTTGCTTCTCCATCTGTCAGTCCTACTAAGGACAAGAGTGATCCTCCTCCATCTGTCAATCCTACTACAAAACCTGCTCAAGCTAAGGAGGGCAATCATGAAAGTCAAGCTTCCATCCATCAGAATGAAGTTCCTAGACCTAGCTTAATGGAAAGGAATGGCACTGCTCGCACGTATCAG tggGAGGATTCAATTGATGGCTCTTCTCAAGAATTATCTGGTGGTTCAACCAGATGTCGCTTACCCAGTCCCAAGATAAAGCCTGCATCGCCACTGAAGGAGTATGAAATCAAAAGGTGGGtaaggaagagaaaaataaacagGTGGAGCTTACATGAAGAAGAAGTTCTGGCAGAGGCTGTGCGCAA GTATGGATCACATTGGTCTCAAATTTTAAGAGCCTATCCTCAAGAGTTTATGAATAGAACTGCA GGTGATCTTAAGGACAAATGGAGAAATTTGACTGGAAAATGA
- the LOC18597315 gene encoding uncharacterized protein LOC18597315 isoform X1: MSENNYSFVGWEEHIICQERGNRVVHFYLKEASGPLVLAVVGTERSIRHMMYVVSGEFLQAYGSHGFINASSKWRARREVVEWLQSLVSMNRPLPDLQMDDSIRGFGSFEVSMTGPLGCRTCLPHHMVGRKLKAQNSDIEWSGIAWICAKQLKHYSSFCRNGTTIAVHCFVFVMAEEENHYLGYLEDMYEDKKGQKKVKVRWFHHNREVKGVIPQLNPHPREVFITPNVQVISAECVDGLATVLTPIHYEKCVAVVPQTSQLAVHMCFRQLKNNKVKPFTLTKLRGYSNQAILSSLDGPVVPKQTGKNRNSHEEDKKALTFDDSLRVTAKRNRSCEGQAGLESGSGGRNSVAVPAYEFMRCEPTYPKLKLRFSRKTMGIVSQPRHPLSFKVDEKIELLSHDSGIRGCWFRCKVLKSSQKHLKVQYDDVQDADGSGNLEEWIPASRVAAPDKLGMRCPGRLTIRPCPPKDTTTAFKIEIGAAVDLWWSDGWWEGVTTRIGICGDDDLQVYLPGEDKFLTVQRENSRISKDWVDNRWVDINGRPDILSYLSSNISPSMKPSTCSAMVEASRCGSIASMEHKALTTSKLEAVKEDEQELPWPATCDDPEDMNAMSLEKRPHDNDKDGSKESRGAAYVEGKEDSDNEGNGGNKSESFLEEEFESANKRCRTVE, encoded by the exons ATGTCTGAGAATAATTATAGTTTTGTGGGCTGGGAGGAGCACATTATATGCCAAGAACGCGGTAACCGTGTAGTTCACTTCTACTTGAAGGAAGCGTCGGGCCCTTTAGTGCTTGCAGTTGTAGGTACAGAGAGGAGCATAAGGCATATGATGTATGTTGTTTCCGGTGAGTTCTTGCAGGCGTATGGCTCCCATGGGTTCATCAATGCCAGTTCTAAATGGCGAGCAAGGCGGGAAGTTGTTGAATGGTTGCAATCATTGGTCTCAATGAATCGGCCCCTGCCAG ATTTGCAGATGGATGATTCTATAAGAGGTTTTGGATCTTTTGAAGTATCAATGACTGGACCTCTTGGTTGTCGAACCTGTTTACCGCATCATATG GTTGGTAGGAAACTGAAAGCGCAAAATTCTGACATTGAGTGGTCTGGCATTGCTTGGATTTGTGCGAAACAGCTGAAACACTATTCATCTTTTTGCAGGAATGGGACCACCATAGCT GTTcactgttttgtttttgtaatggctgaagaagaaaatcaCTACCTAGGATACTTGGAAGATATGTATGAAGATAAGAAGGGGCAGAAGAAGGTGAAAGTGCGGTGGTTTCATCACAATCGAGAAGTCAAAGGTGTCATTCCTCAGCTGAATCCTCATCCTAGAGAAGTCTTCATCACACCTAATGTTCAAGTTATCAGTGCAGAGTGTGTTGATGGTCTTGCAACAGTCCTGACTCCTATACATTATGAGAAATGTGTAGCTGTTGTCCCTCAGACTTCACAATTGGCTGTCCATATGTGCTTTAGGCAGCTTAAGAATAACAAGGTCAAGCCCTTCACTCTTACCAAATTACGGGGATACTCTAATCAAgcaattctctcttctttagATGGGCCAGTTGTCCCTAAGCAAACGGGCAAGAACCGTAATTCTCATGAGGAAGATAAGAAAGCGCTGACATTTGATGATTCTCTGAGGGTAACTGCTAAGAGAAATAGAAGTTGTGAGGGGCAAGCTGGACTTGAAAGTGGTTCTGGTGGCAGAAATTCAGTCGCAGTCCCTGCATATGAGTTTATGAGATGTGAACCAACATATCCAAAGTTGAAATTAAGGTTTTCAAGGAAAACAATGGGTATTGTGTCACAGCCCCGACATCCGCTCTCTTTCAAGGTGGATGAGAAAATAGAGCTGCTTTCTCATGATAGTGGCATTCGAGGCTGTTGGTTTAGGTGCAAGGTCTTGAAATCATCTCAGAAGCATTTGAAAGTTCAGTATGATGATGTGCAGGATGCTGATGGGTCTGGTAATCTAGAG GAATGGATCCCTGCCTCCAGAGTTGCAGCACCTGATAAACTTGGAATGAGATGTCCAGGCCGCTTGACAATCCGGCCCTGTCCTCCCAAGGATACTACTACAGCTTTTAAAATTGAGATTGGAGCAGCAGTTGACTTGTGGTGGAGTGATGGATGGTGGGAAGGTGTCACAACTAGAATTGGCATCTGCGGTGATGATGATCTGCAAGTTTACCTCCCTG GTGAAGATAAGTTTTTGACTGTCCAGAGGGAGAATAGCAGAATTTCCAAAGATTGGGTTGATAACAGATGGGTCGATATAAATGGGAGGCCAGACATACTATCTTATCTATCTTCAAATATCAGTCCTAGCATGAAGCCTTCAACGTGCTCGGCTATGGTGGAAGCATCTCGCTGTGGTAGCATTGCATCAATGGAGCACAAGGCTCTCACCACCTCAAAACTTGAAGCTGTTAAAGAAGATGAACAGGAATTACCCTGGCCGGCCACATGTGATGATCCAGAAGACATGAATGCAATGAGTTTGGAAAAGAGACCTCATGACAATGATAAAGATGGAAGTAAGGAAAGTAGAGGGGCTGCTTATGTCGAGGGGAAAGAAGATTCTGATAATGAAGGCAATGGTGGTAACAAGAGTGAGTCATTTTTGGAGGAAGAGTTCGAATCTGCCAACAAGAGATGCCGAACTGTGGAGTGA
- the LOC18597315 gene encoding uncharacterized protein LOC18597315 isoform X2, with protein MDDSIRGFGSFEVSMTGPLGCRTCLPHHMVGRKLKAQNSDIEWSGIAWICAKQLKHYSSFCRNGTTIAVHCFVFVMAEEENHYLGYLEDMYEDKKGQKKVKVRWFHHNREVKGVIPQLNPHPREVFITPNVQVISAECVDGLATVLTPIHYEKCVAVVPQTSQLAVHMCFRQLKNNKVKPFTLTKLRGYSNQAILSSLDGPVVPKQTGKNRNSHEEDKKALTFDDSLRVTAKRNRSCEGQAGLESGSGGRNSVAVPAYEFMRCEPTYPKLKLRFSRKTMGIVSQPRHPLSFKVDEKIELLSHDSGIRGCWFRCKVLKSSQKHLKVQYDDVQDADGSGNLEEWIPASRVAAPDKLGMRCPGRLTIRPCPPKDTTTAFKIEIGAAVDLWWSDGWWEGVTTRIGICGDDDLQVYLPGEDKFLTVQRENSRISKDWVDNRWVDINGRPDILSYLSSNISPSMKPSTCSAMVEASRCGSIASMEHKALTTSKLEAVKEDEQELPWPATCDDPEDMNAMSLEKRPHDNDKDGSKESRGAAYVEGKEDSDNEGNGGNKSESFLEEEFESANKRCRTVE; from the exons ATGGATGATTCTATAAGAGGTTTTGGATCTTTTGAAGTATCAATGACTGGACCTCTTGGTTGTCGAACCTGTTTACCGCATCATATG GTTGGTAGGAAACTGAAAGCGCAAAATTCTGACATTGAGTGGTCTGGCATTGCTTGGATTTGTGCGAAACAGCTGAAACACTATTCATCTTTTTGCAGGAATGGGACCACCATAGCT GTTcactgttttgtttttgtaatggctgaagaagaaaatcaCTACCTAGGATACTTGGAAGATATGTATGAAGATAAGAAGGGGCAGAAGAAGGTGAAAGTGCGGTGGTTTCATCACAATCGAGAAGTCAAAGGTGTCATTCCTCAGCTGAATCCTCATCCTAGAGAAGTCTTCATCACACCTAATGTTCAAGTTATCAGTGCAGAGTGTGTTGATGGTCTTGCAACAGTCCTGACTCCTATACATTATGAGAAATGTGTAGCTGTTGTCCCTCAGACTTCACAATTGGCTGTCCATATGTGCTTTAGGCAGCTTAAGAATAACAAGGTCAAGCCCTTCACTCTTACCAAATTACGGGGATACTCTAATCAAgcaattctctcttctttagATGGGCCAGTTGTCCCTAAGCAAACGGGCAAGAACCGTAATTCTCATGAGGAAGATAAGAAAGCGCTGACATTTGATGATTCTCTGAGGGTAACTGCTAAGAGAAATAGAAGTTGTGAGGGGCAAGCTGGACTTGAAAGTGGTTCTGGTGGCAGAAATTCAGTCGCAGTCCCTGCATATGAGTTTATGAGATGTGAACCAACATATCCAAAGTTGAAATTAAGGTTTTCAAGGAAAACAATGGGTATTGTGTCACAGCCCCGACATCCGCTCTCTTTCAAGGTGGATGAGAAAATAGAGCTGCTTTCTCATGATAGTGGCATTCGAGGCTGTTGGTTTAGGTGCAAGGTCTTGAAATCATCTCAGAAGCATTTGAAAGTTCAGTATGATGATGTGCAGGATGCTGATGGGTCTGGTAATCTAGAG GAATGGATCCCTGCCTCCAGAGTTGCAGCACCTGATAAACTTGGAATGAGATGTCCAGGCCGCTTGACAATCCGGCCCTGTCCTCCCAAGGATACTACTACAGCTTTTAAAATTGAGATTGGAGCAGCAGTTGACTTGTGGTGGAGTGATGGATGGTGGGAAGGTGTCACAACTAGAATTGGCATCTGCGGTGATGATGATCTGCAAGTTTACCTCCCTG GTGAAGATAAGTTTTTGACTGTCCAGAGGGAGAATAGCAGAATTTCCAAAGATTGGGTTGATAACAGATGGGTCGATATAAATGGGAGGCCAGACATACTATCTTATCTATCTTCAAATATCAGTCCTAGCATGAAGCCTTCAACGTGCTCGGCTATGGTGGAAGCATCTCGCTGTGGTAGCATTGCATCAATGGAGCACAAGGCTCTCACCACCTCAAAACTTGAAGCTGTTAAAGAAGATGAACAGGAATTACCCTGGCCGGCCACATGTGATGATCCAGAAGACATGAATGCAATGAGTTTGGAAAAGAGACCTCATGACAATGATAAAGATGGAAGTAAGGAAAGTAGAGGGGCTGCTTATGTCGAGGGGAAAGAAGATTCTGATAATGAAGGCAATGGTGGTAACAAGAGTGAGTCATTTTTGGAGGAAGAGTTCGAATCTGCCAACAAGAGATGCCGAACTGTGGAGTGA
- the LOC18597315 gene encoding uncharacterized protein LOC18597315 isoform X3, with the protein MLFLDFIPFFISRTEKFYCKLRNGTTIAVHCFVFVMAEEENHYLGYLEDMYEDKKGQKKVKVRWFHHNREVKGVIPQLNPHPREVFITPNVQVISAECVDGLATVLTPIHYEKCVAVVPQTSQLAVHMCFRQLKNNKVKPFTLTKLRGYSNQAILSSLDGPVVPKQTGKNRNSHEEDKKALTFDDSLRVTAKRNRSCEGQAGLESGSGGRNSVAVPAYEFMRCEPTYPKLKLRFSRKTMGIVSQPRHPLSFKVDEKIELLSHDSGIRGCWFRCKVLKSSQKHLKVQYDDVQDADGSGNLEEWIPASRVAAPDKLGMRCPGRLTIRPCPPKDTTTAFKIEIGAAVDLWWSDGWWEGVTTRIGICGDDDLQVYLPGEDKFLTVQRENSRISKDWVDNRWVDINGRPDILSYLSSNISPSMKPSTCSAMVEASRCGSIASMEHKALTTSKLEAVKEDEQELPWPATCDDPEDMNAMSLEKRPHDNDKDGSKESRGAAYVEGKEDSDNEGNGGNKSESFLEEEFESANKRCRTVE; encoded by the exons ATGCTGTTTCTAGATTTTATCCCCTTCTTTATCTCTAGAACTGAAAAGTTTTATTGCAAACTCAG GAATGGGACCACCATAGCT GTTcactgttttgtttttgtaatggctgaagaagaaaatcaCTACCTAGGATACTTGGAAGATATGTATGAAGATAAGAAGGGGCAGAAGAAGGTGAAAGTGCGGTGGTTTCATCACAATCGAGAAGTCAAAGGTGTCATTCCTCAGCTGAATCCTCATCCTAGAGAAGTCTTCATCACACCTAATGTTCAAGTTATCAGTGCAGAGTGTGTTGATGGTCTTGCAACAGTCCTGACTCCTATACATTATGAGAAATGTGTAGCTGTTGTCCCTCAGACTTCACAATTGGCTGTCCATATGTGCTTTAGGCAGCTTAAGAATAACAAGGTCAAGCCCTTCACTCTTACCAAATTACGGGGATACTCTAATCAAgcaattctctcttctttagATGGGCCAGTTGTCCCTAAGCAAACGGGCAAGAACCGTAATTCTCATGAGGAAGATAAGAAAGCGCTGACATTTGATGATTCTCTGAGGGTAACTGCTAAGAGAAATAGAAGTTGTGAGGGGCAAGCTGGACTTGAAAGTGGTTCTGGTGGCAGAAATTCAGTCGCAGTCCCTGCATATGAGTTTATGAGATGTGAACCAACATATCCAAAGTTGAAATTAAGGTTTTCAAGGAAAACAATGGGTATTGTGTCACAGCCCCGACATCCGCTCTCTTTCAAGGTGGATGAGAAAATAGAGCTGCTTTCTCATGATAGTGGCATTCGAGGCTGTTGGTTTAGGTGCAAGGTCTTGAAATCATCTCAGAAGCATTTGAAAGTTCAGTATGATGATGTGCAGGATGCTGATGGGTCTGGTAATCTAGAG GAATGGATCCCTGCCTCCAGAGTTGCAGCACCTGATAAACTTGGAATGAGATGTCCAGGCCGCTTGACAATCCGGCCCTGTCCTCCCAAGGATACTACTACAGCTTTTAAAATTGAGATTGGAGCAGCAGTTGACTTGTGGTGGAGTGATGGATGGTGGGAAGGTGTCACAACTAGAATTGGCATCTGCGGTGATGATGATCTGCAAGTTTACCTCCCTG GTGAAGATAAGTTTTTGACTGTCCAGAGGGAGAATAGCAGAATTTCCAAAGATTGGGTTGATAACAGATGGGTCGATATAAATGGGAGGCCAGACATACTATCTTATCTATCTTCAAATATCAGTCCTAGCATGAAGCCTTCAACGTGCTCGGCTATGGTGGAAGCATCTCGCTGTGGTAGCATTGCATCAATGGAGCACAAGGCTCTCACCACCTCAAAACTTGAAGCTGTTAAAGAAGATGAACAGGAATTACCCTGGCCGGCCACATGTGATGATCCAGAAGACATGAATGCAATGAGTTTGGAAAAGAGACCTCATGACAATGATAAAGATGGAAGTAAGGAAAGTAGAGGGGCTGCTTATGTCGAGGGGAAAGAAGATTCTGATAATGAAGGCAATGGTGGTAACAAGAGTGAGTCATTTTTGGAGGAAGAGTTCGAATCTGCCAACAAGAGATGCCGAACTGTGGAGTGA
- the LOC18597316 gene encoding uncharacterized protein LOC18597316, translating into MKTSTLRLHIYPAAPRHTNLTTNSPLLFTPFKQPLHLSHSRVTTIISRQILGYPRKTSVIKKPVILLSPEWEETPKRELTQVSSIGYSRFVIVGAVSIGLALLLMGADDQKALAFGPEGPLMEEFWDNVRRYALYALTVSTGAIYTIFQPILELLKNPISAILILVIIGGSIYIVSQILSAMVGVTDFSYSYAY; encoded by the coding sequence ATGAAGACGTCTACGCTCAGACTCCACATCTACCCCGCTGCCCCAAGGCACACCAACCTCACCACCAATTCCCCACTACTTTTCACCCCCTTCAAGCAGCCATTACATTTATCACATTCAAGAGTAACAACCATCATCTCAAGACAAATTCTGGGATATCCTCGGAAAACCAGTGTGATAAAGAAACCAGTGATCTTACTCTCACCGGAATGGGAAGAAACCCCCAAAAGAGAGCTTACTCAAGTTTCTTCAATTGGTTATTCACGGTTTGTGATAGTGGGAGCTGTTTCTATAGGTCTGGCGTTGCTCCTTATGGGAGCGGATGACCAAAAGGCTCTAGCCTTTGGTCCTGAAGGGCCATTAATGGAGGAGTTCTGGGACAATGTGAGGAGATACGCACTTTATGCTCTCACAGTCAGCACAGGGGCTATATACACCATCTTCCAGCCTATTCTGGAGTTGTTGAAGAACCCCATCTCTGCAATTCTTATCTTGGTGATCATAGGGGGCAGTATCTACATTGTTTCCCAAATACTTTCAGCCATGGTTGGAGTCACTGATTTTTCCTATAGCTATGCCTATTAA
- the LOC18597317 gene encoding TPD1 protein homolog 1, with amino-acid sequence MIRALGSVDEKRLSMTFVAMLLALVLLFFVVESIQEEAVGHSSIKRMVFSKKNSSAVARKLLQSSGGGDANRIGTACTKDDIVILQGSTAPLPNGIPSYSVEIVNVCADLGCSISNIHVSCGWFSSVRLINPTVFRRLDYDDCLVNDGEALGPEQCLSFEYSNSFSYPLSVTSVTCC; translated from the exons ATGATACGTGCACTGGGAAGCGTTGATGAGAAAAGACTAAGCATGACCTTTGTGGCTATGCTTTTGGCTTTGGTGTTACTGTTCTTTG TGGTGGAGTCAATCCAAGAGGAAGCGGTGGGTCATTCAAGCATTAAAAGGATGGTCTTTTCCAAGAAAAACAGCTCTGCCGTTGCTCGGAAGCTGCTGCAGTCCTCTG GGGGCGGTGATGCTAATAGAATTGGCACGGCCTGCACGAAGGATGACATTGTGATATTGCAAGGCTCAACGGCACCGCTTCCTAATGGAATTCCATCATACAGTGTTGAAATCGTGAACGTGTGCGCCGACTTGGGTTGTAGTATCTCCAACATTCACGTCAGCTGCGGATGGTTCAGCTCTGTCAGGCTGATCAACCCCACGGTATTCAGGCGACTCGACTATGACGATTGCCTGGTGAATGATGGGGAGGCTCTTGGCCCTGAACAATGCCTCTCGTTCGAATATTCAAATAGCTTTAGCTACCCTCTCTCTGTCACATCAGTCACCTGCTGCTAA
- the LOC18597318 gene encoding uncharacterized protein LOC18597318, which yields MALRWFVHSACHVLGYLKDDHPNHLQHCNNMESYQKEGHSGGVIRSSKVSNGEQVSTQTAEMHLSGFQMPLHYPRYTKADYEKMEEWKLDMLLREYGLSFRGNLDEKRAYAMGAFLWPDQY from the coding sequence ATGGCTCTAAGATGGTTTGTTCATTCAGCATGCCATGTTTTGGGGTACCTAAAGGACGACCACCCTAATCACTTGCAGCACTGCAACAACATGGAAAGCTACCAAAAAGAAGGACATAGCGGTGGAGTCATTCGGAGCTCAAAGGTCTCCAACGGTGAGCAGGTGTCGACCCAGACTGCAGAAATGCATCTCTCGGGGTTCCAAATGCCTCTCCACTACCCTCGCTACACAAAAGCTGATTACGAGAAGATGGAGGAGTGGAAGTTGGACATGCTTCTGAGGGAATATGGGCTAAGTTTCAGGGGCAACCTCGATGAGAAGAGAGCATATGCAATGGGGGCATTCTTGTGGCCTGATCAGTATTGA
- the LOC18597319 gene encoding uncharacterized protein LOC18597319 yields MDEYEQKMKLQAVGKLYHRDHFLKRTLQLVVSVALLSFFLCHSSGFFVFPHSFSVYFSTFLFSFFTHTLERKYMFLICNGILAFLAKSSVPSSSSPSESDLGAQISTSSTNLTQTNEVVPRYSDDGDNDVPLVAEREEAEDAYENEVEEQGEQDNIEPLGRVEGKEDDEERESEVSVIVEDGEYKEGESGLVMQEDQHKEEGAGAPLAANEDVPSTEDLNQKFEEFIRKMKEEIRIEAQQQLIAV; encoded by the coding sequence ATGGATGAATATGAGCAGAAGATGAAGCTCCAAGCTGTTGGCAAATTATACCACAGAGACCACTTCCTTAAAAGAACTTTGCAGCTTGTTGTATCAGTTGCTTTGTTGTCGTTCTTCCTTTGCCACTCTTCGGGCTTCTTTGTGTTTCCCCATTCCTTCAGCGTTTACTTCTCCACGTTCCTTTTCTCGTTCTTCACCCACACCCTTGAGAGGAAGTACATGTTCCTCATCTGCAATGGAATCCTAGCATTTCTAGCCAAAAGCTCGGTGCCTAGCAGCTCTTCACCGTCAGAGTCTGATCTTGGTGCCCAGATATCGACATCATCGACAAACTTAACCCAAACTAACGAGGTGGTTCCAAGATATTCGGATGATGGTGATAATGATGTACCTCTAGTAGCTGAAAGAGAAGAAGCAGAAGATGCTTACGAAAATGAGGTTGAGGAGCAAGGAGAGCAGGACAATATTGAGCCTTTAGGTAGAGTGGAAGGGAAAGAAGACgatgaagaaagagaaagtgaAGTTTCTGTGATTGTGGAAGATGGGGAATACAAAGAAGGAGAAAGTGGGTTGGTGATGCAAGAAGATCAGCACAAAGAAGAAGGTGCAGGAGCACCACTAGCAGCAAATGAAGACGTACCAAGCACAGAAGATTTAAACcagaaatttgaagaattcataaggaaaatgaaagaagaaatcaGGATTGAAGCTCAACAACAACTGATTGCAGTGTAA